The following are encoded in a window of Lactobacillus panisapium genomic DNA:
- a CDS encoding flavocytochrome c encodes MKPGTYDVKAKGHGSSFMPMKVTLSEDSIKDISIDSSGETKGVADEVFKRLPKEIIANQTLNVDAVSGATISSHGVVDGVAQAINEAGGDAQEWKDRAKPAVIGGQDQVLDTDIVVIGAGGAGLAAAARTIQNGKKVVVLEKYPQIGGNTTRAGGPLNAAEPEWQNQFKALAGEKESLEKLAAMPIDEIDSEYQEDFKKLQKQINDYVESGKDYLFDSVLLHEIQTYLGGKRTDLNGNEIHGNYALVTELVNNVLDSVNWLTDLGVKFDRSEVTMPVGALWRRGHKPVEPMGYAFISVLGKWIEEHGATILTETRATHLITENNCVTGVIAKSNDGSKVTIHAQKVILTSGGFGANTKMVQKYNTYWEHIDDDIATTNSPAITGDGIALGQEANADLVGMGFIQLMPVSDPKTGELFTGIQTPPENFIMVNQKGERFVNEFAERDTLAKAAIANGTLFYLIADEKIKKTAYNTTEESLEAQVKAGTLLKADTLEELAQKAGMDPDTLVNTIKKYNSYVDSGEDPEFGKSAFNLKCEVAPFYATPRKPAIHHTMGGLKINPKAQVINKDGQVVDGLYAAGEVAGGLHAGNRLGGNSLADIFTFGRIAADTACDEIKDTDVATGASQH; translated from the coding sequence ATGAAACCAGGTACATATGATGTGAAAGCAAAAGGTCATGGTTCAAGCTTTATGCCAATGAAAGTCACACTTTCGGAAGATAGCATTAAAGATATTAGTATCGATTCTAGCGGTGAAACTAAGGGTGTCGCTGATGAAGTTTTTAAGCGTTTGCCCAAAGAAATTATTGCCAATCAAACTTTGAATGTTGATGCGGTGAGTGGTGCAACAATTTCCAGTCATGGTGTTGTTGATGGTGTTGCTCAGGCAATTAATGAAGCCGGTGGTGATGCGCAAGAATGGAAAGACCGTGCTAAGCCAGCCGTTATTGGTGGACAAGATCAGGTACTGGATACAGATATCGTTGTAATTGGTGCAGGTGGTGCAGGGCTTGCTGCAGCTGCTAGAACAATTCAAAACGGAAAAAAGGTTGTTGTGCTTGAAAAGTATCCTCAGATTGGTGGCAATACAACTCGTGCGGGTGGTCCACTTAATGCAGCGGAACCAGAATGGCAAAATCAATTTAAGGCTTTAGCTGGTGAAAAAGAAAGCCTAGAAAAATTAGCAGCAATGCCAATTGATGAAATTGACTCAGAATACCAAGAAGACTTCAAGAAGCTGCAAAAACAAATTAATGATTACGTTGAGTCGGGGAAAGATTACTTATTTGATTCAGTATTGCTTCACGAAATTCAAACTTATTTGGGTGGTAAGCGGACTGATTTAAACGGAAATGAAATTCACGGTAATTACGCTTTAGTAACTGAATTAGTTAACAATGTACTCGATTCTGTCAATTGGCTGACTGATTTGGGAGTTAAATTTGACCGCAGTGAGGTAACCATGCCCGTAGGTGCTTTATGGCGTAGAGGCCATAAGCCAGTTGAGCCAATGGGCTATGCTTTTATTAGTGTATTGGGTAAATGGATTGAAGAGCACGGTGCTACAATCTTGACCGAAACGCGGGCAACTCATTTAATTACTGAAAATAATTGCGTCACTGGTGTAATTGCTAAAAGTAATGATGGCAGCAAAGTGACAATTCATGCTCAAAAAGTAATTTTAACTTCTGGTGGCTTTGGTGCTAATACCAAGATGGTACAAAAATACAATACTTATTGGGAGCATATTGATGACGATATTGCCACAACTAATTCTCCTGCTATTACTGGTGATGGCATTGCTTTGGGGCAAGAAGCTAACGCCGATTTAGTGGGCATGGGCTTTATTCAATTAATGCCAGTTTCCGATCCAAAAACGGGTGAATTATTTACTGGTATCCAAACACCGCCAGAAAACTTTATTATGGTTAACCAAAAGGGTGAACGTTTTGTAAATGAATTTGCGGAGCGTGACACCTTGGCTAAAGCCGCAATTGCCAATGGAACGCTTTTCTACTTAATTGCTGATGAAAAAATTAAGAAAACGGCTTATAACACAACCGAAGAATCTTTAGAGGCACAGGTAAAAGCCGGAACTTTATTGAAAGCCGATACGCTTGAAGAATTAGCACAAAAAGCCGGTATGGATCCAGATACTTTAGTTAATACTATTAAAAAGTATAATTCTTACGTAGATTCAGGCGAGGATCCTGAATTCGGCAAGAGTGCGTTCAACCTTAAATGTGAAGTAGCGCCATTTTATGCTACACCGCGTAAACCCGCTATTCATCACACAATGGGTGGTTTAAAGATCAATCCGAAAGCACAAGTTATTAATAAAGACGGGCAAGTAGTTGATGGTTTGTATGCTGCGGGTGAAGTTGCAGGTGGATTACATGCTGGTAATCGTCTAGGCGGTAATTCGTTAGCAGATATCTTTACGTTTGGTCGAATTGCAGCTGATACGGCATGTGATGAAATAAAAGACACTGATGTGGCTACAGGCGCTTCACAGCATTAA
- the citG gene encoding triphosphoribosyl-dephospho-CoA synthase CitG, translating into MNNSITQNATRALLYEVVTLPKPGLVDPLSPGPHQDMNIYTFIDSSLSLTNYFTAAFNIGHDFKAADLTEMFFKLRQKGIAAEKDMFQATNGINTHKGAIFALGIFVCAESYCQKNQTEIFTTIKKMCTGLVEHDLKLNNQLKTAGEKEFQQYGAGGAREQAELGYPIVRDVALPFLKKRTGSLQTKLLDTLMKIATVTVDSNLIKRAGNYEIINWLQNKATSYLKLGGYNSAAGKKYLQEFNQECLEKNYSLGGCADLLIVTIFMALERNYL; encoded by the coding sequence ATGAATAATTCAATTACCCAAAATGCCACTCGAGCTCTTTTATATGAAGTTGTCACCCTTCCTAAGCCTGGTCTTGTCGACCCGCTAAGTCCAGGACCGCATCAGGATATGAATATCTATACTTTCATTGATAGCAGCTTGAGTTTAACTAACTACTTTACTGCTGCGTTTAATATTGGCCATGATTTTAAAGCAGCAGACTTAACGGAAATGTTTTTTAAATTGCGGCAAAAAGGAATAGCTGCTGAAAAAGACATGTTTCAGGCTACTAATGGTATTAATACGCATAAAGGTGCAATTTTTGCTTTAGGAATTTTTGTCTGTGCTGAAAGCTATTGCCAAAAAAATCAAACTGAAATTTTTACTACGATTAAAAAAATGTGTACCGGCTTAGTTGAACACGACTTAAAACTAAATAATCAGTTAAAAACTGCAGGAGAAAAAGAATTTCAGCAATATGGTGCGGGCGGTGCACGTGAGCAAGCTGAACTGGGCTATCCAATTGTCCGCGATGTAGCCCTACCGTTCTTAAAAAAGCGGACAGGAAGTCTTCAAACTAAGTTGTTAGATACCCTAATGAAAATCGCTACGGTAACTGTTGATAGCAATTTAATCAAGCGAGCTGGCAACTACGAAATTATTAATTGGCTTCAAAATAAGGCCACTAGTTACTTAAAGCTAGGCGGCTACAATTCTGCCGCTGGGAAAAAATACTTACAAGAATTCAACCAAGAATGCCTAGAAAAAAATTACAGCTTGGGTGGTTGTGCAGACTTGTTAATTGTGACTATTTTTATGGCACTTGAACGGAATTACTTATAA
- a CDS encoding nitronate monooxygenase, with the protein MNEQIDYVLAHTFRPFAIEIPSSASIPEQDHTAMELVELMRKRRLTIALFEGFGQIASKEWVQLLHHNGIKVMQVVSQTDRVKQAQKNGIDILIYPQKEGLPEFVHEAQATPVLAGCDTANPKALTHALACGAQGVFLKTVFAASEEAPTATSIKNALIKAKNSDLVSFKLNNRTIFSLPGKLPNHLAKMTAAGIDATQITAASHGYQGLINGMLKGDLNLGYTDIAEDIDFITVNQSVKEIVNQINNSQK; encoded by the coding sequence ATGAATGAACAAATAGACTATGTCTTAGCTCATACCTTTCGCCCATTTGCCATTGAAATTCCTAGTAGTGCCAGCATACCTGAGCAAGATCATACGGCAATGGAACTTGTAGAATTAATGCGCAAAAGAAGACTTACCATTGCTCTTTTTGAGGGATTTGGTCAAATTGCTTCAAAAGAATGGGTCCAATTACTTCACCATAATGGGATTAAAGTTATGCAAGTTGTCTCCCAGACTGATAGGGTAAAACAAGCGCAAAAAAATGGAATTGATATTCTTATTTATCCGCAAAAAGAAGGACTGCCAGAATTTGTCCATGAAGCGCAAGCCACTCCCGTCTTAGCTGGCTGTGATACCGCTAATCCTAAGGCCTTAACTCACGCTTTAGCTTGTGGTGCACAAGGCGTCTTTCTCAAAACTGTTTTTGCCGCTAGTGAAGAAGCGCCCACAGCTACGTCTATTAAAAATGCGTTGATCAAAGCCAAAAATTCGGATTTGGTTTCCTTCAAATTAAACAACCGGACGATTTTTTCATTACCGGGAAAATTGCCTAATCACTTAGCTAAAATGACTGCTGCCGGGATAGATGCTACCCAAATTACTGCTGCATCTCACGGTTACCAGGGTTTAATCAACGGGATGCTGAAAGGCGACCTTAATCTGGGGTATACTGATATTGCCGAAGATATTGATTTTATTACTGTAAACCAATCGGTTAAAGAAATTGTCAATCAGATAAATAATAGTCAAAAGTGA
- a CDS encoding nitronate monooxygenase, with product MNKLCQLLGVNLPIVQEPIHTLTNGKLIAAISEAGSLGILGINAGYHAPDALTGASASSSD from the coding sequence ATGAATAAATTATGTCAATTATTAGGGGTTAATTTACCAATTGTCCAAGAGCCTATTCACACGCTAACCAATGGTAAACTGATTGCCGCCATTTCAGAAGCAGGTTCATTAGGAATTCTGGGAATTAATGCCGGTTATCACGCACCTGATGCGCTAACAGGAGCCTCGGCAAGTAGTAGCGACTAA
- a CDS encoding LysR family transcriptional regulator, whose translation MNLNQLYYFRELAEQKQYTTAAENLYISQPTLSISIKQLEKELHCKLFKHNGRYVQLTDYGRIFYDTVTKSLATLDHGKKKIEQKISQDKGNIHIAGIPTAIGILLPNLTKQYQQESSIAPHFIYHDNPSYQICEGIKNGWYDIGICSYVPEFSDFTYVPLYTEEIIAIVSQENELAKITEMSPEELQGESIITYSKKIQIGKDITNALLATASDLRITNRLHDELAIAGQVLTNDIVGVVAKTIYLSGFNIHTIKLDLPKNTRQVYLVYDSNQNFSPEIIDFLDFIKSRKKEIQEMVDNIPV comes from the coding sequence ATGAATTTAAATCAACTTTACTATTTTCGTGAATTGGCAGAACAAAAACAATACACTACAGCGGCTGAAAATTTATATATTAGTCAGCCCACTCTTTCAATATCAATCAAACAACTAGAAAAAGAATTGCATTGTAAACTATTTAAGCATAATGGTCGCTACGTTCAATTAACCGACTATGGACGTATTTTTTACGATACGGTTACTAAATCTTTGGCCACCCTTGACCATGGTAAAAAGAAAATTGAGCAAAAAATTAGTCAAGACAAAGGTAACATTCATATTGCTGGCATCCCTACCGCAATTGGAATCTTGCTTCCTAACTTGACCAAACAATATCAACAAGAAAGCAGCATTGCACCTCATTTTATTTATCACGACAACCCTTCTTATCAAATTTGCGAAGGCATTAAAAATGGCTGGTATGATATCGGCATCTGTTCTTATGTGCCCGAATTCAGTGATTTTACTTATGTTCCACTTTATACTGAAGAAATTATTGCCATCGTTTCACAAGAAAACGAACTGGCAAAAATTACGGAAATGTCCCCAGAAGAGCTGCAGGGTGAATCAATTATTACCTATTCAAAAAAGATTCAAATTGGCAAAGACATCACTAATGCCTTATTAGCTACCGCATCAGATTTACGCATTACTAATCGTTTACATGATGAATTGGCTATTGCTGGTCAGGTTCTTACAAATGATATCGTCGGGGTAGTGGCTAAAACGATCTATCTTAGTGGTTTTAACATTCACACAATTAAGCTCGATTTACCTAAAAATACGCGCCAGGTGTACTTGGTCTATGATTCTAACCAAAACTTTTCACCAGAAATCATTGATTTTCTTGATTTTATTAAAAGCCGTAAAAAAGAAATTCAAGAAATGGTTGATAATATTCCGGTCTAA
- a CDS encoding acyl-CoA dehydrogenase family protein — translation MTEQKQLHVLPPYEETPIMHKAKPGESMTDEDFANYVKEIRHLAQNEFDRMTNYIEENRKFPQDFFPIAIKHDLYRFALPKQYGGWGLSEKQILQVQEEFSRTQGGIRMHLHHASDMNWRIIDNFGSQELKDKYMDKFQDKSIYANFALTEKSGGTGADLHTLAVKDGDDWVINGEKTLISHADVADFTYLIVVTDPDKEGDERLSAFFVPTNTPGFEANEMPLMMGCRGAGHADLKFTDMRVPDKFMLGKRGEGMKVAISSLSLSRAHIADSNLGMAQRMLEMSIAYSKDRVTFGKPLCKRQSIIFEIADMGAKVHALRLMLWDLAKDYDEGKDITKKASLAKLESINTVKLVSDYMLEIFGGIGYFQDNPYGPAERLYRDCRAMWLEEGPRSVQRLTAGRLLINDSGQTPITSL, via the coding sequence ATGACTGAACAAAAACAATTGCATGTATTACCACCATATGAAGAAACACCAATTATGCATAAGGCTAAGCCAGGCGAGTCGATGACCGACGAAGACTTTGCCAATTACGTTAAAGAAATTAGACATTTGGCCCAAAATGAATTTGACCGTATGACTAACTATATTGAAGAAAATCGTAAGTTTCCACAAGACTTTTTCCCAATAGCAATTAAGCATGACCTGTATCGCTTTGCATTGCCAAAACAATATGGTGGTTGGGGTTTAAGTGAAAAACAAATTCTACAAGTACAAGAAGAATTTTCTCGTACTCAAGGTGGTATTAGGATGCACTTGCACCATGCTTCTGACATGAATTGGCGAATTATTGATAATTTTGGTAGCCAAGAATTAAAAGATAAGTATATGGATAAATTTCAGGACAAATCAATTTATGCCAATTTTGCCTTAACTGAAAAAAGCGGTGGTACGGGTGCAGATTTGCATACCTTGGCTGTTAAAGACGGCGATGACTGGGTAATTAACGGGGAAAAGACGCTGATTTCTCATGCAGATGTAGCTGACTTTACTTATCTAATCGTTGTTACTGATCCTGATAAAGAAGGTGATGAGCGTTTATCTGCATTCTTTGTCCCAACAAATACACCCGGATTTGAAGCTAATGAAATGCCACTGATGATGGGGTGCCGCGGTGCTGGTCATGCCGACTTAAAGTTTACAGATATGCGCGTGCCAGACAAATTTATGTTGGGTAAACGTGGCGAAGGAATGAAAGTTGCAATCTCTTCGCTATCATTATCGCGTGCACATATTGCTGATTCTAACTTAGGAATGGCTCAAAGAATGTTGGAGATGTCGATTGCATACTCTAAAGACCGGGTAACTTTCGGTAAGCCATTATGCAAGCGGCAATCAATCATTTTTGAAATTGCCGACATGGGTGCTAAAGTTCATGCACTTAGATTAATGTTATGGGACTTAGCTAAAGATTACGATGAAGGCAAGGATATTACTAAGAAGGCGTCATTAGCTAAACTTGAAAGTATTAATACTGTTAAGCTGGTTTCTGATTATATGTTAGAGATTTTTGGTGGAATTGGCTACTTCCAAGACAATCCTTATGGCCCAGCTGAACGGTTATACCGCGATTGCCGGGCAATGTGGCTTGAGGAAGGACCACGTTCGGTTCAGCGTTTAACAGCAGGGAGATTACTGATCAACGATAGTGGTCAGACACCAATTACTAGTTTATAA